A portion of the Stigmatella aurantiaca DW4/3-1 genome contains these proteins:
- a CDS encoding immunoglobulin-like domain-containing protein translates to MTIRAATYAILGSLLWSSAVWAEEDFATTEERRFTSQEDFAQGSASGLKPSAATPGQLEVDVGAKQPPYLWIGNPSTGFVIKVDSRTGKHVARYHSVLVRNWDNSSPSVSPPGNVCNAPSLAAVDAAGDAFIVNSGNCTGAYASLTKYAGTLAACVDRNGNGVIDTSFDENGDGTLNTNNPVEFPGQNDECVLWTKNYAEVNDPGRSLVVDADQNVWAAGYASSKLYQINGKTGAVLKTLDLKAETGIETQIQGLAIGPGGFLYATDTSAQRLVRKIDPSAATGHHVVASVSTPAPTYGISVDPQGRVWAGAESDSAPGPLRVNFETRVAEPMGSGCTGRSRGIAVDVQGRVWVACWSSRRLMGLGPNGNVLGTWMLSERPEGVAVDASGKIWLNSSSSSLVWRVDPAVPSSSQSFSGGTSPLSHGDATGYQHHKFILSEGTWSVIHQGSRESMQWGRVAWNAESNPSDSRIAVRVRAANTLQELSAQAFSAVPNNQPFSGPKGRYIEVKVLLRAVNFSGSPVLSDLTLYSYNNPPVAQCQGQNVCADLTCTADVSVNDGSYDPDGESLSFSYSPAGPYSIGQRSVAMTVSDKLESASCSATVRVRDCEPPAIACAAPSVFECTENGSARVTPPVAQATDRCSAVSVSGPGTALYPLGTTPLTYTAADAAGNTATCSTSIEVRDTLAPSISCPAPVTAECVAGGATSEGVGTASASDRCSAAQVVAPAPVRVPVGNEVLLTFTAQDASGNRASCSTPFKVVDTRAPTLQLKGAALERLECGSPFGDSGAEASDVCAGDLSSQVVATGTVNPGQPGSYAVRYGVTDPAGNPAAFLSRTVVVEDTLAPTIVLNGPASQALECGDTHLDPGATATDVCAGDLTGAVVRSGAFDPMQPGSYSLQYTVSDPSQNKAVPVSRAVSVSDTQPPVLLLTGAGNVSLECGSAYMDPGAQANDLCVGDLTAAIQVSGAVDPFALGSQTLTYRVADPSGNQAPPVSRVVTVDDSQPPVVALHGPAHPSVECGEAFGDPGASAHDACSGDLSGQISRTGQVDTGLPGAYVLDYGVVDAAGNHAVATRTVTVTDSAPPVLQLQGATTLALECAAPFADPGATAIDACLGDVSHRITVSGAVDTAHPGAYVLTYNAADTVGNAAAPVQRTVQVTDTEKPSLVLKGANPMALECKRDGYSEPGATALDRCTGELSASIVIQGNDIASDIPKDYAVRYSVVDGSGNATTAVRQVRVQDTLAPSLVLKGASAPVLECNASTYTEPGATAEDLCSGDLSNAITVTGTVNTAQTGAYPVTYRVQDGQGLWAEKTRNVRVADTRRPVITLLGSSTPVVECVRGTFVDPGAKATDLCAGDLSSQIQIAGASNITGPGTYPVTYNVRDPSGNAALTVTRTVKVEDTQPPVLTVNGPDKMTLECKQDAYTELGANAQDACDGALAVTIFGNGANTQAVGTYSIEYLTHDAGHRYVKATRTVEVVDRLAPVFTLKGADTVHHECASGSYFDPGATAIDVCYGDLSSSVAIDSNVNAWLPATYQVTLNVQDGSGHKAPTLTRTVNVADTQAPTLEYRQVVLSPATHGLHNLTLDNCATANDRCDGWADINNGTIVSIYSDEPEEAPGEGDGTTLQDIVITGKNAFSVRAERQTGGNGRVYGVNFTLKDRAGNTREGLCKIQVPATEGSTATDDGPSGGYTVKAPAASKMARLMTP, encoded by the coding sequence ATGACCATTCGCGCAGCGACCTATGCCATCCTGGGCAGCTTGTTGTGGTCTTCCGCGGTGTGGGCGGAGGAAGACTTCGCCACCACCGAGGAGCGGCGCTTCACCTCGCAAGAGGACTTCGCCCAGGGCAGCGCGTCGGGCCTCAAGCCCAGCGCGGCCACGCCCGGCCAGCTTGAGGTCGATGTGGGCGCGAAACAGCCGCCCTACCTGTGGATTGGCAATCCCAGCACGGGATTTGTCATCAAGGTCGACTCGCGGACGGGAAAGCACGTGGCCCGGTATCACTCGGTGCTGGTTCGGAACTGGGACAACTCGAGCCCTTCGGTGAGCCCTCCGGGCAACGTGTGCAACGCCCCTTCCCTGGCGGCCGTGGATGCCGCGGGCGATGCCTTCATCGTCAACAGCGGCAACTGCACCGGGGCCTATGCCTCCCTCACGAAGTACGCGGGGACGTTGGCCGCCTGCGTGGATCGCAATGGCAACGGGGTGATTGACACGTCCTTCGACGAGAACGGTGACGGCACCCTCAACACGAACAACCCAGTCGAGTTTCCCGGCCAGAACGACGAGTGCGTCCTCTGGACGAAGAACTACGCGGAGGTGAATGATCCCGGCCGCTCGCTCGTGGTGGACGCGGATCAGAACGTCTGGGCCGCGGGCTACGCCTCCTCGAAGCTCTACCAGATCAACGGCAAGACGGGCGCGGTGCTGAAGACCCTCGACCTCAAGGCCGAGACGGGCATCGAGACCCAGATCCAGGGGCTGGCCATTGGGCCGGGCGGGTTCCTCTATGCCACGGATACGTCGGCGCAGCGGCTGGTCCGGAAGATCGATCCCTCCGCGGCAACCGGCCACCATGTGGTGGCCTCGGTTTCCACGCCGGCGCCCACCTATGGCATCTCCGTGGATCCCCAGGGCAGGGTGTGGGCGGGTGCTGAATCCGACTCGGCCCCGGGGCCTCTGCGGGTGAACTTCGAGACGAGGGTGGCCGAGCCCATGGGCAGTGGTTGCACGGGCCGTTCACGAGGAATCGCGGTGGATGTTCAAGGCCGCGTCTGGGTGGCGTGCTGGTCCAGCCGCCGGCTGATGGGCTTGGGGCCGAACGGCAACGTGCTGGGCACGTGGATGTTGAGCGAGCGCCCCGAGGGGGTGGCCGTGGATGCGAGTGGGAAGATCTGGCTCAACTCCAGCAGCAGCTCCCTCGTGTGGCGGGTCGATCCGGCGGTGCCGTCGTCCAGCCAGAGCTTCTCGGGGGGCACCTCCCCGCTGTCGCATGGGGACGCGACGGGCTACCAGCACCACAAGTTCATCCTGAGCGAGGGCACCTGGAGTGTGATCCACCAGGGGAGCCGGGAGTCGATGCAGTGGGGCCGCGTCGCCTGGAATGCAGAGTCCAATCCGTCCGACAGCCGCATTGCCGTTCGGGTGAGGGCCGCGAACACCCTTCAGGAGCTGTCGGCGCAGGCCTTCTCGGCCGTGCCGAACAACCAGCCCTTCTCCGGACCCAAGGGGCGCTACATCGAGGTCAAGGTCTTGCTGCGCGCGGTGAACTTCAGCGGCAGTCCGGTGCTCAGTGACCTGACGCTCTACTCGTACAACAACCCGCCCGTGGCCCAGTGCCAGGGCCAGAACGTCTGCGCCGATTTGACCTGCACGGCCGACGTCAGTGTGAACGACGGCTCGTATGATCCTGATGGCGAGAGCCTCTCCTTCTCCTACTCGCCTGCGGGGCCCTACTCGATCGGCCAGCGTTCCGTGGCGATGACGGTCTCCGACAAGCTCGAGAGCGCGAGTTGCAGCGCCACGGTGCGCGTGCGGGATTGCGAGCCACCGGCCATTGCCTGCGCGGCGCCCTCGGTGTTCGAGTGCACGGAGAACGGCTCCGCCCGGGTGACGCCCCCGGTCGCCCAGGCCACCGACCGGTGCTCCGCGGTGAGTGTGAGTGGACCGGGGACGGCGCTGTATCCCCTGGGCACAACGCCTCTGACGTACACGGCGGCGGACGCCGCGGGAAACACCGCCACCTGCAGCACCTCCATCGAGGTGCGGGACACGCTCGCCCCCTCCATTTCCTGCCCCGCCCCCGTCACCGCCGAGTGCGTGGCGGGCGGGGCCACCAGTGAGGGGGTGGGCACCGCGAGTGCTTCCGACAGGTGTTCCGCCGCGCAGGTGGTGGCCCCCGCACCCGTCCGGGTCCCGGTTGGCAATGAGGTGCTCTTGACGTTCACGGCGCAGGACGCGTCCGGGAACAGGGCAAGCTGCTCCACGCCGTTCAAGGTCGTCGACACCCGGGCGCCCACCCTCCAACTCAAGGGGGCGGCCCTCGAGCGCTTGGAGTGCGGTTCTCCCTTCGGGGACTCGGGGGCGGAGGCGAGCGATGTCTGTGCGGGAGACCTGAGTTCCCAGGTGGTGGCCACGGGCACGGTCAACCCTGGCCAGCCAGGGAGCTATGCCGTGCGCTACGGCGTGACGGATCCGGCTGGCAATCCGGCTGCATTCCTCTCGCGCACCGTGGTGGTGGAGGACACCCTGGCTCCCACGATCGTGCTCAACGGTCCGGCGTCCCAGGCACTGGAGTGCGGGGACACCCATCTGGATCCGGGCGCCACCGCCACCGACGTCTGCGCGGGGGACCTGACCGGGGCGGTGGTTCGCAGCGGCGCGTTCGATCCCATGCAGCCCGGAAGCTACTCGCTGCAATACACCGTGTCGGATCCCTCTCAGAACAAGGCGGTCCCGGTCTCGCGGGCGGTCTCCGTGTCCGACACCCAGCCTCCCGTGCTGCTCCTCACTGGCGCGGGCAATGTGTCCCTGGAGTGTGGCTCCGCGTACATGGACCCCGGGGCCCAGGCGAATGATCTCTGCGTGGGAGATCTCACGGCCGCCATTCAGGTCTCGGGCGCCGTGGATCCCTTCGCGCTGGGGTCACAGACCCTGACCTACCGCGTGGCGGATCCCTCGGGCAATCAGGCTCCGCCGGTGAGCCGGGTGGTGACGGTGGACGACTCGCAGCCTCCCGTGGTGGCGCTTCATGGCCCGGCCCATCCCTCGGTGGAGTGTGGGGAGGCTTTCGGCGATCCGGGGGCCAGCGCGCACGATGCGTGCTCGGGGGACCTGAGTGGGCAGATCTCGCGAACGGGCCAGGTCGACACGGGCCTGCCCGGCGCCTATGTCCTCGACTACGGGGTCGTGGATGCCGCGGGCAACCACGCCGTGGCGACGCGAACGGTGACGGTGACGGATTCGGCGCCGCCGGTGCTCCAGCTTCAGGGGGCGACCACCCTCGCGCTGGAGTGCGCCGCGCCTTTCGCGGATCCTGGGGCCACGGCGATCGATGCCTGCCTGGGAGATGTGAGCCACCGCATCACCGTCTCGGGCGCGGTGGACACGGCCCATCCGGGAGCCTACGTGCTGACGTACAACGCGGCGGACACCGTGGGAAATGCCGCGGCGCCCGTGCAGCGCACCGTGCAGGTGACGGACACCGAGAAGCCCTCCCTCGTCCTCAAGGGGGCCAACCCCATGGCCCTGGAGTGCAAGCGGGATGGGTACTCCGAGCCGGGCGCGACGGCGCTGGACCGGTGCACCGGAGAGCTCTCGGCGTCCATCGTCATCCAGGGCAATGACATCGCCTCGGACATCCCCAAGGACTACGCCGTCCGCTACAGCGTGGTGGATGGGAGCGGCAATGCCACCACGGCCGTGCGCCAGGTCCGCGTCCAGGACACGTTGGCGCCTTCCCTGGTCCTGAAGGGGGCGTCCGCGCCGGTGCTGGAGTGCAACGCGAGCACCTACACCGAGCCGGGCGCCACGGCGGAGGACCTGTGCTCTGGGGACCTCTCGAACGCCATCACCGTCACGGGGACGGTGAACACGGCCCAGACGGGCGCCTATCCGGTGACCTACCGCGTGCAGGACGGCCAGGGGCTTTGGGCGGAGAAGACGCGGAACGTGCGGGTGGCCGACACACGCAGGCCGGTGATTACCCTCCTGGGCAGCAGCACGCCCGTGGTGGAGTGCGTCCGCGGCACGTTCGTGGATCCGGGCGCCAAGGCGACGGACCTGTGCGCGGGAGACCTGTCGAGCCAGATCCAGATCGCGGGCGCCTCGAACATCACTGGGCCGGGCACCTATCCGGTCACCTACAACGTCCGGGATCCCTCCGGCAACGCCGCGCTGACCGTGACGCGCACCGTCAAGGTGGAGGACACCCAGCCCCCGGTGCTCACGGTCAACGGTCCGGACAAGATGACGCTCGAGTGCAAGCAGGACGCGTACACCGAGCTGGGCGCCAATGCCCAGGACGCCTGCGATGGGGCGTTGGCGGTCACCATTTTTGGCAATGGCGCCAACACCCAGGCCGTGGGGACCTACTCCATCGAGTACCTGACCCATGACGCGGGCCATCGCTACGTCAAGGCCACGCGGACGGTGGAGGTGGTGGACCGGCTGGCGCCAGTGTTCACGCTCAAGGGGGCTGACACCGTGCATCACGAGTGCGCCAGCGGCTCGTACTTTGATCCGGGCGCCACCGCGATCGACGTCTGCTACGGGGACCTGTCGTCCTCGGTGGCCATCGACAGCAACGTGAATGCCTGGCTTCCCGCCACCTATCAGGTGACCCTCAATGTGCAGGACGGCTCGGGCCACAAGGCGCCCACGCTCACCCGGACGGTGAACGTGGCCGATACCCAGGCGCCCACGCTGGAATACCGGCAGGTGGTGCTGTCTCCCGCGACCCATGGTTTGCACAACCTCACGCTGGACAACTGCGCGACCGCGAATGATCGGTGCGACGGCTGGGCGGACATCAACAACGGGACCATTGTTTCCATCTACAGCGACGAGCCGGAGGAGGCCCCGGGAGAGGGTGACGGGACGACCCTGCAGGACATCGTCATCACCGGGAAGAACGCCTTCAGCGTGCGCGCCGAGCGGCAGACGGGCGGCAATGGACGGGTGTACGGCGTGAACTTCACGCTGAAGGACCGGGCCGGCAACACCCGCGAGGGCCTGTGCAAGATCCAGGTGCCCGCCACCGAAGGGAGCACGGCCACCGATGACGGACCGAGTGGTGGCTACACCGTGAAGGCTCCTGCCGCGTCGAAGATGGCTCGCCTCATGACACCTTGA
- a CDS encoding peroxiredoxin encodes MLTVGDKLPNFSVKATVSLEKGKEFTTITQDTYKGKWIILFAWPKDFTFICPTEIAEFGKKNKDFNDRDAQVLGLSTDSEFVHHAWRTHHADLKNLPFPMLADLKHELTNALGILHKEEGVALRATFIIDPQGIIRHVSVNDLSVGRNVAEVVRTLDAFQTDELCPCNWQKGEETLTSKLAKAG; translated from the coding sequence ATGCTGACCGTTGGCGACAAGCTTCCGAATTTCTCCGTGAAGGCCACCGTGAGCCTCGAGAAGGGCAAGGAGTTCACGACCATCACCCAGGACACCTACAAGGGAAAGTGGATCATCCTGTTTGCGTGGCCGAAGGACTTCACCTTCATCTGCCCGACCGAGATCGCCGAGTTCGGGAAGAAGAACAAGGACTTCAATGACCGCGACGCGCAGGTGCTCGGCCTGAGCACCGACAGCGAGTTCGTGCACCACGCGTGGCGCACGCACCACGCGGACCTGAAGAACCTGCCCTTCCCCATGCTGGCGGACCTGAAGCACGAGCTGACCAACGCGCTGGGCATCCTCCACAAGGAGGAGGGCGTGGCGCTGCGCGCGACCTTCATCATCGACCCCCAGGGCATCATCCGCCACGTGTCGGTGAACGACTTGTCGGTGGGCCGCAACGTCGCGGAGGTGGTGCGCACCCTGGACGCGTTCCAGACCGACGAGCTGTGCCCCTGCAACTGGCAGAAGGGTGAGGAGACGCTCACCTCGAAGCTGGCGAAGGCGGGGTAG
- a CDS encoding sigma 54-interacting transcriptional regulator: MVDDSKGSTSLERVPEDKDLLELASAEPSVSELLRRGLDWVTRIARFDLATLFLLRDARLVAVAARGPLANAQVRGHVLELARFPQVRQALETRRARAFTEEDHTGEGDPFDGVLDLPPGHSCMVVPLCSGERCYGVLTLDRVECETYAPSVVELVEVYGQILATALQNAEQRATFERMHRQDREHAKLLESELGGDSEGILETSLSPVMRDLARRARQVAETDTPVLLLGETGTGKERLARAIHRWSARADQPFVTLNCAAIPAGLLESELFGHVKGSFTGAIKDRAGRFQMAHRGTLLLDEIGELPVDLQAKLLRALQEKTFEPVGSDRVVRADVRILAATHVDLQQAIAQRRFREDLYYRLSVFPLRLPPLRERREDLAQLCAFLLAEQVRRTGRRGMRVTPEGLARLAAYDWPGNLRELANVLERATILSPGLELGPHAFELPTRAPMEVPEVRPAAMTLEDVPTLAKVQREHILRVLSLTKGRIYGPGGAAELLGLKPSTLQSRMKKLGIARQDQFVIEGPR; this comes from the coding sequence ATGGTGGACGATTCAAAGGGGAGCACCTCCCTGGAGCGAGTGCCGGAGGACAAGGACCTGCTCGAGCTGGCGAGTGCGGAGCCTTCCGTGTCGGAGCTGCTCCGGCGGGGTCTGGATTGGGTAACCCGCATCGCCCGCTTTGATCTGGCGACGCTCTTTTTATTGAGGGATGCCCGCCTGGTGGCCGTGGCGGCCCGGGGGCCATTGGCCAACGCCCAGGTCCGGGGCCATGTGCTCGAACTGGCGCGCTTTCCCCAAGTCCGGCAGGCCCTGGAGACGCGCCGCGCCCGGGCCTTCACCGAAGAGGACCACACGGGCGAGGGGGACCCCTTCGATGGGGTGCTGGACCTGCCGCCGGGACACTCGTGCATGGTGGTGCCGCTGTGCTCGGGGGAGCGGTGCTACGGCGTGCTCACCTTGGACCGCGTCGAATGTGAAACCTACGCCCCGTCCGTGGTGGAGCTGGTCGAGGTGTACGGTCAGATTCTGGCCACGGCGCTCCAGAACGCCGAGCAACGGGCCACCTTCGAGCGGATGCACCGGCAGGACCGCGAGCACGCCAAGCTGCTGGAGTCCGAGCTGGGCGGGGACTCGGAGGGAATCCTCGAGACGAGCCTGAGCCCGGTGATGAGGGACTTGGCGCGGCGGGCCCGCCAGGTGGCGGAGACGGACACGCCGGTGCTGCTGCTCGGAGAGACGGGGACGGGCAAGGAGCGGCTGGCCCGGGCCATCCACCGGTGGAGTGCCCGGGCGGACCAGCCCTTCGTCACCCTCAACTGCGCGGCCATTCCCGCGGGCTTGTTGGAGAGCGAACTGTTCGGCCACGTGAAGGGCTCCTTCACCGGCGCCATCAAGGACCGGGCCGGCCGCTTCCAGATGGCGCATCGCGGCACGCTGCTGCTGGATGAGATTGGCGAGCTGCCGGTGGACTTGCAGGCCAAGCTGCTGCGGGCCCTGCAGGAGAAGACGTTCGAGCCGGTGGGCAGCGACCGGGTGGTGCGCGCGGATGTCCGCATCCTGGCGGCCACCCATGTGGACTTGCAGCAGGCCATCGCCCAGCGGCGTTTCCGGGAGGACCTGTACTACCGGCTGAGCGTCTTCCCGCTGCGGCTGCCCCCCTTGCGGGAGAGGCGCGAAGACCTGGCTCAGTTGTGTGCCTTCCTGCTGGCGGAGCAGGTCCGGCGCACGGGACGGCGTGGCATGCGGGTCACCCCCGAGGGGCTGGCGCGGCTGGCGGCCTATGACTGGCCGGGCAACCTGCGCGAGCTGGCCAATGTCTTGGAGCGCGCCACCATTCTTTCACCGGGATTGGAACTGGGGCCGCACGCCTTCGAGTTGCCCACGCGTGCGCCCATGGAGGTGCCCGAGGTCCGGCCCGCCGCCATGACGTTGGAGGACGTCCCCACGCTGGCCAAGGTACAACGGGAACACATTCTTCGGGTGCTCTCCCTCACCAAGGGGCGCATCTACGGCCCGGGCGGGGCGGCGGAACTGCTGGGGCTCAAGCCCTCCACGCTCCAGAGCCGGATGAAGAAGCTGGGCATTGCACGCCAGGATCAATTCGTCATCGAAGGCCCGCGCTAA